A section of the Enterococcus montenegrensis genome encodes:
- a CDS encoding ECF transporter S component, with amino-acid sequence MKKDFSVQAIVLVALFTALTVIGTTIKIPLPTGAFVHLGNAVLLLAVLLLGYFKGSLAGGLGFFIFDMLNGYATEAPYFILESFIVGAAAYGALLLFKKKPTALWQVVVIGCVTGIAKVAMTQIKNTVMLVIAGADVQAAFVGAAAKLPATLINVSMTVLIVAFLYFPLRKALTATMKRSFV; translated from the coding sequence ATGAAAAAAGATTTTTCCGTCCAAGCAATTGTCTTAGTAGCGTTGTTTACTGCTTTGACTGTAATCGGAACCACGATTAAAATTCCACTACCCACCGGAGCTTTTGTCCATTTAGGCAATGCGGTATTATTATTGGCAGTTTTATTATTAGGCTACTTTAAAGGTTCATTAGCAGGTGGGTTGGGATTTTTCATCTTTGATATGTTAAACGGCTACGCCACAGAAGCACCGTATTTTATTTTGGAGAGCTTTATTGTTGGTGCAGCAGCCTATGGGGCATTACTTCTTTTTAAGAAAAAACCAACAGCGCTTTGGCAAGTTGTTGTCATTGGTTGTGTGACAGGGATTGCAAAAGTGGCAATGACCCAAATCAAAAATACAGTGATGTTAGTCATCGCCGGAGCGGACGTACAGGCAGCTTTTGTAGGCGCAGCGGCGAAATTACCAGCAACGTTAATCAATGTTAGCATGACTGTTTTGATTGTAGCCTTTTTGTACTTTCCGCTAAGAAAAGCTTTGACTGCTACGATGAAACGTTCTTTTGTTTAA
- the phnE gene encoding phosphonate ABC transporter, permease protein PhnE gives MFKKTLTLSNGKQVTSKRSFLPIYILITVIFMFVAADVTNFSFSTLILRSKQFFVIIGDMIPPNWKYMNRVWGPLLETIKMSLLGSIIGSLLAIPFAVLSSINIVKNRFVAGVFKFILSVLRTLPTLVVALIATFILGLGAFAGTIAIFMFTISYVGKIMYEQIETIDMRTFEAMESFGLTKIQAFRYSILPEILPNYLSTSIFCFEGNVRYASILGYVGAGGLGLLLNERLGWRDYASVGSILLMLIVTVALIEMLSEYLRQKLK, from the coding sequence TTGTTTAAAAAGACATTAACTTTAAGTAATGGCAAACAAGTGACGAGCAAACGGTCATTTTTGCCAATTTATATTTTAATTACAGTAATCTTCATGTTTGTAGCAGCAGACGTAACGAATTTTTCATTTAGCACTTTAATTTTAAGAAGTAAACAGTTCTTTGTTATTATCGGCGACATGATTCCGCCAAATTGGAAATACATGAATCGGGTCTGGGGACCATTATTAGAAACAATTAAAATGTCATTGCTCGGGTCGATTATCGGTTCGCTATTGGCGATTCCTTTTGCGGTATTATCTTCTATTAATATTGTTAAAAATCGGTTCGTTGCCGGTGTTTTCAAATTTATTTTGAGCGTATTGCGGACATTGCCAACTTTAGTCGTTGCTTTGATTGCTACTTTCATTTTAGGTTTAGGGGCATTTGCCGGTACGATCGCTATCTTTATGTTTACCATTTCCTATGTTGGTAAAATTATGTACGAACAAATTGAAACAATTGATATGCGAACTTTTGAAGCGATGGAATCTTTTGGTTTAACTAAGATTCAAGCTTTCCGATATAGCATTTTACCAGAAATTTTACCTAATTATTTATCGACTTCAATCTTCTGTTTTGAAGGAAATGTCCGGTATGCGTCTATTTTAGGCTATGTTGGTGCCGGTGGTTTAGGTTTATTGTTAAATGAACGTTTAGGCTGGCGCGATTATGCCAGTGTTGGTTCCATTTTATTGATGTTAATTGTCACTGTTGCGCTAATCGAGATGTTAAGTGAATACTTGCGTCAGAAATTAAAATAG
- the thiD gene encoding bifunctional hydroxymethylpyrimidine kinase/phosphomethylpyrimidine kinase, with protein sequence MKKVLTIAGSDSTGGAGLEADLKTFEEYGVFGFASITSIVTMDPKTGWSHEVTELPAELLLKQLISAFAGADMAALKTGMMGNDANILAAVDFLDKQQVENIVVDPVIACKGTAQILQPEVVTAIKKYLLPLATITTPNLVEAGILAELGDLSNLTDMKKAARAIWQQGAKNVVIKGGHRLGSDKAIDLFYDGAEFVTFENELYQTDFNHGAGCTFAAAVTAGLAKGAPMKRAVAMAKQFVAAAIKEGVQINPYVGHVWHGAYNKAQKRMEAIQ encoded by the coding sequence ATGAAAAAGGTATTAACAATTGCGGGTTCTGATTCTACCGGTGGTGCCGGATTGGAAGCCGATTTGAAAACCTTCGAAGAATACGGTGTTTTTGGTTTTGCGAGTATTACTTCGATCGTCACAATGGATCCCAAAACAGGTTGGTCCCATGAAGTGACGGAATTACCGGCTGAACTGTTGTTAAAGCAACTTATTTCTGCTTTTGCCGGAGCGGATATGGCAGCTTTGAAAACAGGGATGATGGGAAATGATGCCAATATTTTAGCGGCTGTTGATTTTTTGGACAAGCAGCAGGTGGAAAATATAGTCGTCGATCCAGTTATTGCCTGTAAAGGTACGGCGCAAATTTTGCAACCGGAAGTAGTTACGGCAATCAAAAAATATTTATTACCGCTGGCGACGATTACCACCCCTAATTTAGTAGAGGCCGGAATTTTAGCGGAGCTAGGTGATTTGAGCAATCTTACGGATATGAAAAAAGCGGCCCGGGCCATTTGGCAACAAGGGGCAAAAAACGTTGTCATAAAAGGCGGTCATCGCTTAGGAAGTGATAAAGCTATTGATCTATTTTACGACGGGGCTGAATTTGTCACCTTTGAAAATGAATTGTACCAAACCGATTTCAATCATGGTGCGGGCTGTACTTTTGCTGCGGCAGTGACAGCCGGTCTGGCTAAAGGGGCTCCGATGAAACGAGCTGTGGCGATGGCCAAACAATTTGTCGCCGCTGCTATTAAAGAAGGCGTGCAGATTAATCCTTATGTCGGACACGTCTGGCATGGTGCTTACAACAAGGCGCAAAAAAGAATGGAGGCCATCCAATGA
- the rpsC gene encoding 30S ribosomal protein S3: MGQKVHPIGMRVGIIRDWDAKWYAEKEYADFLHEDLKIRKFIATKLADAAVSTVEIERAANRVNVSIHTAKPGMVIGKGGSEVENLRKQLNSLTGKRIHINIVEIKKPDLDAKLVGEGIARQLENRVAFRRAQKQAIQRTMRSGAKGIKTMVSGRLNGADIARSEGYSEGTVPLHTLRADIDYAWEEADTTYGKLGVKVWIYRGEILPTKKNAQDTKKGGK; this comes from the coding sequence GTGGGTCAAAAAGTACATCCAATTGGAATGCGTGTAGGCATCATCCGCGACTGGGATGCAAAATGGTATGCTGAAAAAGAGTATGCTGACTTCTTACACGAAGATTTGAAAATCCGTAAGTTTATCGCGACTAAATTAGCTGACGCTGCAGTTTCTACTGTTGAAATCGAACGTGCTGCTAACCGCGTGAACGTTTCTATCCACACTGCTAAACCAGGTATGGTAATTGGTAAAGGTGGTTCAGAAGTTGAAAACTTACGTAAACAATTAAACAGCTTAACTGGCAAACGTATCCACATCAATATCGTGGAAATCAAAAAACCAGATTTAGATGCAAAATTAGTTGGTGAAGGAATTGCACGCCAATTAGAAAACCGGGTTGCGTTCCGTCGCGCTCAAAAACAAGCGATCCAACGTACAATGCGTTCAGGCGCTAAAGGGATCAAAACAATGGTATCTGGCCGTTTAAACGGTGCTGATATCGCTCGTAGCGAAGGCTACTCAGAAGGTACTGTTCCACTTCATACATTGCGTGCTGATATCGACTACGCTTGGGAAGAAGCAGATACTACCTACGGAAAATTAGGAGTTAAAGTGTGGATCTATCGTGGCGAAATCTTGCCAACGAAAAAGAACGCTCAAGACACTAAGAAAGGAGGGAAATAA
- a CDS encoding MarR family winged helix-turn-helix transcriptional regulator — MKTEIFDALFTIVNFFNDPRHDAKLLKKAGISNDQNLLPVVVRVGKSGTISVGELAAQLGKNHSSTSRQVDKFVEKGLLLSYPSKEDKRVRIVTLTEDGKKLYTQLTNARSEVMEELLTHFTYDEVKEISVSLQKLAKILAEKNK, encoded by the coding sequence ATGAAAACTGAAATATTTGATGCGCTTTTCACAATTGTCAACTTCTTTAATGATCCCAGACACGATGCTAAACTTTTAAAGAAGGCAGGGATAAGCAATGATCAAAATTTATTACCAGTAGTTGTTCGTGTTGGTAAAAGTGGAACAATAAGTGTGGGAGAATTAGCAGCGCAATTAGGAAAAAATCATTCTTCGACAAGTAGACAGGTTGATAAATTTGTGGAAAAAGGCCTCTTACTTTCCTATCCAAGTAAAGAAGATAAGCGTGTTAGAATCGTAACCTTAACCGAAGACGGAAAAAAACTTTATACCCAATTGACTAACGCGAGAAGTGAAGTGATGGAGGAGTTGCTTACTCACTTTACTTATGATGAAGTAAAAGAGATTAGTGTTAGTCTACAAAAGTTAGCAAAAATATTAGCTGAAAAAAATAAATAA
- the rplV gene encoding 50S ribosomal protein L22, whose product MAEQITKAKATAKTIRVSPRKSRLVIDLIRGKSVADAIAILKFTPNKAAGIIEKVLMSAVANAENNFDLDVENLVVSEAFVNEGPTMKRFRPRAKGSASPINKRTSHITVVVSEK is encoded by the coding sequence ATGGCAGAACAAATTACAAAAGCTAAAGCAACTGCGAAAACAATTCGCGTATCTCCTCGCAAATCTCGTCTAGTGATTGATTTAATTAGAGGTAAAAGCGTTGCTGATGCAATTGCAATCTTAAAGTTCACACCAAATAAAGCTGCCGGAATCATCGAAAAAGTTTTGATGTCAGCAGTTGCGAATGCAGAAAACAACTTTGACTTAGATGTTGAAAACTTAGTTGTTTCCGAAGCCTTTGTTAACGAAGGACCAACAATGAAACGTTTCCGTCCACGGGCTAAAGGTTCAGCTTCACCAATCAACAAACGTACAAGTCATATCACTGTAGTCGTATCAGAAAAATAA
- the rpsS gene encoding 30S ribosomal protein S19, protein MGRSLKKGPFVDEHLMKKVEAQQGAEKKKVIKTWSRRSTIFPNFIGFTIAVYDGRKHVPVYIQEDMVGHKLGEFAPTRTYRGHAADDKKTRR, encoded by the coding sequence ATGGGTCGTAGTTTAAAGAAGGGGCCTTTCGTCGATGAACACTTGATGAAAAAGGTCGAAGCACAACAAGGTGCCGAAAAGAAAAAAGTCATCAAAACTTGGTCACGTCGTTCAACAATTTTTCCGAATTTTATCGGTTTCACGATTGCTGTCTATGACGGACGCAAACATGTCCCAGTTTACATTCAAGAAGACATGGTAGGACATAAATTAGGTGAATTTGCACCAACCAGAACTTATCGCGGGCACGCTGCCGACGATAAGAAAACAAGACGTTAA
- the rplC gene encoding 50S ribosomal protein L3, translating to MTKGILGKKVGMTQIFTESGELVPVTVVEATPNVVLQLKTVENDGYEAVQVGYQDMREVLSNKPAQGHVAKANTAPKRFIREFKDVELEGLEVGSEIKVDIFEAGDVIDVTGTTKGKGFQGVIKRHGQSRGPMAHGSRYHRRPGSMGPVAPNRVFKGKRLAGRMGGNRVTIQNLEVVRVDAERNVILIKGNVPGAKKSLITIKSAVKAK from the coding sequence ATGACCAAAGGAATCTTAGGGAAAAAAGTGGGAATGACTCAAATCTTCACTGAATCTGGTGAGTTAGTACCTGTAACAGTTGTTGAAGCTACTCCAAACGTAGTATTACAACTTAAAACAGTGGAAAACGACGGCTATGAAGCAGTTCAAGTCGGTTACCAAGATATGCGTGAAGTTTTATCAAACAAACCTGCGCAAGGTCATGTTGCAAAAGCAAACACGGCTCCTAAGCGCTTCATTCGCGAATTCAAGGATGTTGAGCTAGAGGGCTTAGAAGTAGGATCAGAAATCAAAGTTGATATTTTCGAAGCTGGAGATGTCATCGATGTAACTGGTACAACTAAAGGTAAAGGATTCCAAGGCGTAATCAAACGTCACGGCCAAAGCCGCGGACCAATGGCTCACGGTTCTCGTTATCACCGTCGTCCTGGTTCAATGGGTCCTGTAGCACCTAACCGGGTATTTAAAGGCAAACGTCTAGCAGGCCGCATGGGTGGCAACCGCGTAACAATCCAAAACTTGGAAGTTGTTCGTGTTGATGCTGAACGTAACGTAATCCTAATCAAAGGTAACGTTCCTGGCGCGAAAAAATCATTGATTACTATTAAATCTGCTGTGAAAGCAAAATAA
- a CDS encoding phosphate/phosphite/phosphonate ABC transporter substrate-binding protein, whose translation MFKKVLKVGLASAAAMLLLAGCGNSSSNDSKGEKDADGNIKLEKLTIGFVPSRDADEIVTATEPLKNLLKDQMKKEGYNIENVDISVGTSYEAVGESLSSGTLDVGFIPGGTYVLYEDGTDVLLTATRKGLSIDSDDAKVWNDEKPTKNTDEQVAYYRALIIAGPSAKGQALAKKVNAGEKLTWNDLNSASWAMANSSSSAGYIYPTLWMNKNYDKTLLDLKDAVQSDSYASSFARLAAGQIDVVMAYADARLDYVDTWTKEFGRKNDIWSETNVIGVTDPIYNDTISVSKNAPNMDAKLKKALSKAFIEIGKTDEGKKVISIYNHEGYKEAKASDYDDEKKAQELIKKISE comes from the coding sequence ATGTTTAAAAAAGTTTTGAAAGTGGGTTTGGCAAGTGCGGCAGCGATGCTTTTACTAGCTGGCTGTGGTAATTCTTCATCAAATGATAGCAAAGGTGAAAAAGATGCCGATGGTAACATCAAGTTGGAAAAGCTGACAATTGGTTTTGTACCGTCTCGTGACGCAGATGAAATCGTAACAGCTACTGAACCTTTGAAAAATCTTTTGAAAGACCAAATGAAAAAAGAAGGCTATAACATCGAAAACGTGGATATCTCTGTTGGTACGAGTTATGAAGCGGTTGGTGAATCATTGTCTTCTGGTACGCTTGATGTTGGTTTCATTCCAGGTGGGACGTATGTCTTATACGAAGATGGAACAGACGTATTATTAACTGCAACACGGAAAGGTTTATCCATTGATTCAGACGATGCGAAAGTTTGGAACGATGAAAAACCAACAAAAAACACAGACGAACAAGTTGCTTACTACCGCGCATTGATTATTGCAGGTCCTTCAGCAAAAGGCCAAGCTTTAGCTAAAAAAGTTAACGCTGGTGAAAAATTGACTTGGAATGATTTAAACAGTGCTTCTTGGGCAATGGCAAACTCTTCATCTTCAGCAGGTTACATCTACCCAACCTTATGGATGAACAAAAACTACGATAAAACATTATTAGATTTAAAAGATGCGGTTCAATCTGACTCTTATGCAAGTTCATTTGCCCGTTTAGCGGCTGGTCAAATCGACGTTGTGATGGCCTATGCCGATGCACGTTTAGACTATGTTGACACTTGGACAAAAGAATTTGGTCGTAAAAATGATATTTGGTCTGAAACAAACGTTATCGGTGTAACAGACCCAATCTATAACGACACAATCAGCGTCAGCAAAAATGCACCAAACATGGACGCAAAATTGAAAAAAGCACTAAGCAAAGCCTTTATTGAAATTGGTAAAACAGATGAAGGTAAAAAAGTAATCAGCATTTACAACCACGAAGGTTATAAAGAAGCAAAAGCTTCTGATTACGACGATGAGAAAAAAGCACAAGAATTAATCAAAAAAATTAGCGAATAA
- the rplB gene encoding 50S ribosomal protein L2, with the protein MAIKKYKPTSNGRRNMTSSDFAEITTSTPEKTLLAPLKNNAGRNNNGRITVRHQGGGHKRQYRVIDFKRNKDNVVATVKTIEYDPNRSANIALVHYSDGVKAYILAPKGLEVGMTVVSGPEADIKVGNALPLANIPVGTVIHNIEMKPGKGGQLIRSAGTSAQVLGKEGKYVLIRLNSGEVRMILATCRATIGSVGNEQHELINIGKAGRSRWMGKRPTVRGSVMNPNDHPHGGGEGKAPIGRKAPVSPWGQPALGYKTRNKKAASDKLIVRRSKAK; encoded by the coding sequence GTGGCAATTAAAAAGTACAAACCTACCTCAAATGGTCGCCGTAACATGACAAGCTCTGATTTTGCTGAGATTACAACAAGCACTCCAGAGAAAACTTTGTTGGCACCGTTGAAAAACAATGCCGGTCGTAACAACAACGGTCGTATCACTGTACGTCACCAAGGCGGCGGTCACAAGCGTCAATACCGCGTAATCGACTTCAAACGTAACAAAGATAACGTTGTTGCTACTGTTAAAACAATCGAGTATGATCCAAACCGTTCTGCTAACATCGCGTTAGTACATTATTCAGACGGTGTTAAAGCTTACATCTTAGCTCCAAAAGGCTTAGAAGTAGGTATGACAGTGGTTTCTGGTCCAGAAGCTGATATCAAAGTTGGGAATGCATTACCACTTGCAAACATCCCAGTTGGTACTGTTATCCACAACATCGAAATGAAACCAGGTAAAGGCGGACAATTAATCCGTTCAGCTGGTACAAGCGCTCAAGTATTAGGTAAAGAAGGCAAATATGTCTTAATCCGCTTAAACTCAGGCGAAGTACGTATGATCTTAGCGACTTGCCGTGCAACAATTGGTTCTGTTGGTAACGAACAACACGAATTGATTAACATTGGTAAAGCTGGTCGTTCTCGTTGGATGGGTAAACGTCCTACAGTTCGTGGTAGCGTAATGAACCCTAACGATCACCCACACGGTGGTGGTGAAGGTAAAGCTCCAATCGGACGTAAAGCTCCAGTATCACCTTGGGGTCAACCTGCATTGGGTTACAAAACACGTAATAAAAAAGCTGCTTCAGACAAACTTATCGTACGTCGTAGCAAAGCTAAATAA
- a CDS encoding NADPH-dependent FMN reductase → MVKKIGIILGSNRPNRIGGDIARWVQDKMKHDALMVDIIDLAKINLPFLDEPQIPAKGHYQQAHTKRWSALIKNYDGFVLLFPQYNWGYPAVMKNALDFLYEEWQHKPVSIMVYGGHGGFQGLLAMKLVTQGLNMYNMSVNPPLNIAKEMFDSNNQFIDINESFKMIAPQVQMVTEEFIHLFSLQRG, encoded by the coding sequence ATGGTTAAAAAGATTGGTATCATTTTAGGCAGCAATCGCCCTAATCGCATTGGTGGCGATATCGCACGTTGGGTACAAGACAAAATGAAACACGATGCGCTAATGGTTGATATTATTGATTTAGCTAAAATCAATTTACCTTTTCTTGATGAGCCACAAATTCCTGCAAAAGGGCATTATCAACAAGCACATACAAAACGATGGAGCGCCCTAATTAAAAATTATGACGGTTTTGTTTTACTCTTCCCACAATACAATTGGGGGTATCCTGCCGTGATGAAAAACGCGCTAGATTTTTTATATGAAGAATGGCAACACAAACCCGTTAGCATCATGGTCTACGGAGGGCACGGTGGTTTCCAAGGATTACTTGCAATGAAGTTGGTTACCCAAGGTTTGAATATGTATAACATGTCTGTCAACCCACCGCTAAACATCGCCAAAGAAATGTTTGATAGCAACAATCAGTTCATCGACATCAACGAATCTTTCAAAATGATTGCACCTCAAGTACAGATGGTGACAGAAGAATTTATTCATCTATTCTCACTTCAAAGAGGATAA
- the rpsJ gene encoding 30S ribosomal protein S10 encodes MAKQKIRIRLKAYEHRILDQSADKIVETAKRTGASVSGPIPLPTERSLYTIIRATHKYKDSREQFEMRTHKRLIDIVNPTPKTVDALMKLDLPSGVNIEIKL; translated from the coding sequence ATGGCAAAACAAAAAATTCGTATCCGTTTAAAAGCGTATGAACATCGTATTTTAGATCAATCAGCGGATAAAATCGTAGAAACTGCAAAAAGAACTGGAGCTTCTGTGTCAGGTCCAATTCCATTACCAACAGAACGCAGCTTGTACACAATTATTCGTGCGACTCATAAATACAAAGATTCTCGCGAACAATTCGAAATGCGTACTCACAAACGTCTAATCGACATTGTGAATCCAACACCGAAGACAGTTGATGCTTTAATGAAGCTAGACTTGCCAAGCGGCGTTAACATTGAAATCAAACTATAA
- the phnE gene encoding phosphonate ABC transporter, permease protein PhnE, translated as MNTLVEKQLAKEPNKKVQYATIALIVVGMFIWSLTAIKINKTSTDGSQVALNILKGIVTPDLNFLFDFSSTGVAYLLFETICIGFLGTILGSIFSIPIAFLMSPSIMPKPVYILTRFLVVIIRTVPALVYGLMFVRVTGTGPFAGVMTMSVTSIGMVSRLYVDAIETIDTGVLESMTSIGATTFDKIRFGILPQLLSNFVSITIYRFDMNLRDATILGLVGAGGIGSPLMFAINGYKWNQVGSILIGLIVLILIVEVVSNKIRAKLING; from the coding sequence ATGAATACATTAGTAGAAAAACAATTGGCAAAAGAGCCCAATAAAAAAGTACAATACGCTACGATTGCTTTAATCGTTGTCGGAATGTTTATCTGGTCGTTGACGGCCATTAAAATTAATAAAACCAGTACGGATGGCTCCCAAGTTGCCTTGAATATTTTAAAAGGGATTGTGACACCGGATCTGAATTTTCTTTTTGATTTCTCTAGTACTGGGGTTGCCTATTTATTATTTGAAACCATTTGTATCGGTTTTTTAGGAACTATTTTAGGTTCGATCTTTTCAATTCCGATTGCCTTTTTGATGTCACCTAGTATTATGCCTAAACCAGTTTACATTTTGACGCGCTTTTTGGTGGTCATTATCCGAACTGTGCCGGCTTTGGTTTATGGGTTGATGTTCGTACGGGTAACAGGGACGGGTCCTTTTGCTGGGGTAATGACGATGTCAGTCACTTCGATTGGGATGGTTTCTCGGCTTTATGTTGATGCAATTGAAACAATTGATACTGGCGTTTTGGAATCAATGACCTCAATTGGGGCTACGACCTTCGACAAAATCCGTTTTGGAATTTTACCGCAATTGCTAAGTAACTTTGTTTCGATTACGATTTATCGTTTTGATATGAATTTACGAGATGCGACGATTTTAGGTTTAGTTGGTGCCGGTGGTATTGGTTCGCCGTTGATGTTTGCTATTAACGGTTACAAGTGGAATCAAGTTGGCTCAATTTTAATCGGCTTAATCGTTTTAATCTTAATCGTTGAAGTCGTTTCAAATAAAATTCGTGCAAAATTAATTAATGGCTAA
- a CDS encoding 50S ribosomal protein L23 has protein sequence MNLLDVIKRPVITEKSMLAMDDKKYTFEVDTKANKTLVKQAVEAAFDGVKVKNVNIVNVRPKFKRMGKYAGYTKKRRKAIVTLTETSKEITIFEAE, from the coding sequence ATGAACTTACTAGACGTTATCAAACGCCCAGTGATCACTGAAAAATCTATGCTTGCCATGGATGACAAGAAATACACTTTCGAAGTGGACACTAAAGCGAACAAAACTTTAGTAAAACAAGCAGTTGAAGCTGCTTTTGACGGTGTTAAAGTGAAAAACGTTAATATCGTGAACGTGCGTCCAAAATTCAAACGCATGGGCAAATATGCAGGATACACAAAGAAACGTCGCAAAGCGATCGTTACTTTAACTGAAACATCAAAAGAAATTACAATTTTCGAAGCTGAATAA
- the rplD gene encoding 50S ribosomal protein L4, with protein sequence MPNIALFKQDGSQNGEITLNEEIFGIEPNESVVYDAIIMQRASLRQGTHAVKNRSAVRGGGRKPWRQKGTGRARQGSIRSPQWRGGGVVFGPTPRSYSYKLPKKVRRLAMKSVLSAKVAENKMVAVDALSFDAPKTKEFKQVLANLSVDSKVLVVLEADNDFAALSARNLPNVTVVTSNNVSVLDVVSSDKLLATQAALTQIEEVLA encoded by the coding sequence ATGCCGAATATTGCATTATTTAAACAAGATGGTAGCCAAAATGGCGAAATCACATTAAACGAAGAAATCTTCGGAATTGAACCAAATGAAAGTGTTGTCTACGATGCAATCATCATGCAACGCGCTTCATTACGACAAGGAACACACGCTGTGAAAAACCGTAGCGCAGTTCGAGGCGGTGGCCGTAAACCATGGCGCCAAAAAGGAACTGGTCGTGCTCGTCAAGGTTCAATCCGTTCACCACAATGGCGTGGCGGTGGCGTTGTCTTTGGACCAACTCCACGTTCATACAGCTACAAACTTCCTAAAAAAGTTCGTCGCTTAGCAATGAAATCTGTTTTATCAGCAAAAGTTGCTGAAAACAAAATGGTTGCAGTTGATGCATTAAGCTTTGACGCACCAAAAACAAAAGAATTCAAACAAGTTTTAGCTAACTTGTCAGTTGATTCTAAAGTATTAGTTGTACTTGAAGCAGACAACGACTTTGCTGCTTTATCAGCTCGTAACTTACCAAACGTGACTGTTGTTACTTCAAACAACGTATCTGTATTGGACGTAGTTTCAAGCGATAAATTGTTAGCAACTCAAGCTGCTCTGACTCAAATTGAGGAGGTGCTTGCATAA
- the phnC gene encoding phosphonate ABC transporter ATP-binding protein, producing the protein MIKFEDVQKVYPNGTVALKDINLEIQQGEFVAIIGLSGAGKSTLIRCINRMHDINSGTLLVNDVNVSQLKGKEIREFRKNIGMIFQSFNLVTRSTVLKNVLVSSVPDMPLWRRTLGIFPKEDKIRALEALDNVGILDKAYTRVDQLSGGQQQRVALARTLARKPGIILADEPVASLDPVTAKSVMEDLRRINREMNVSILLNIHHVELALEYCDRVIGIRQGEIVYDGPTDVVNQSILDEIYGKNQPVEA; encoded by the coding sequence ATGATTAAATTTGAAGATGTGCAAAAAGTTTATCCTAACGGTACCGTTGCACTAAAAGACATTAATTTAGAAATCCAACAAGGTGAATTCGTGGCAATTATCGGCCTTTCCGGCGCAGGGAAGTCTACTTTAATTCGTTGTATTAACCGCATGCACGACATTAATTCTGGCACGTTACTTGTTAATGATGTCAATGTTAGTCAATTAAAAGGAAAAGAAATTCGTGAATTCCGCAAAAATATTGGGATGATTTTCCAATCTTTTAACTTAGTAACACGTTCTACGGTTTTAAAAAATGTTTTGGTTTCTTCAGTGCCAGACATGCCTTTGTGGCGTCGGACCTTAGGGATTTTCCCCAAAGAAGATAAAATCCGTGCGCTAGAAGCATTAGATAATGTTGGAATCTTAGACAAAGCCTATACTCGAGTAGACCAACTTTCCGGTGGGCAACAACAACGGGTCGCTTTAGCCCGCACGCTAGCCCGCAAGCCAGGCATTATTTTAGCTGACGAACCGGTAGCTTCTCTTGATCCTGTTACAGCAAAATCAGTTATGGAAGATTTACGTCGTATCAATCGAGAAATGAATGTTTCTATTTTGTTGAATATTCACCATGTGGAATTAGCGTTAGAATATTGTGATCGTGTTATTGGGATTCGTCAAGGTGAAATCGTTTATGACGGACCAACCGATGTAGTGAATCAAAGCATCTTGGATGAAATTTACGGCAAAAATCAACCTGTGGAAGCGTAG